One stretch of Streptomyces sp. NBC_01363 DNA includes these proteins:
- a CDS encoding holo-ACP synthase: protein MIIGVGIDVAEIERFDAALERTPQMAERLFLKQELLLPSGERRGIASLAARFAAKEALAKALGAPGGLHWTDAEVYVEDSGQPRLRVSGTVAACAAELGVRHWHVSLSHDAGVASAVVIAEG from the coding sequence GTGATCATCGGGGTCGGGATCGACGTGGCCGAGATCGAACGGTTCGACGCGGCGCTGGAACGCACGCCGCAGATGGCCGAACGGCTCTTTCTGAAACAGGAGTTGCTGCTGCCCAGCGGCGAGCGGCGCGGTATCGCCTCGCTCGCCGCCAGGTTCGCCGCGAAGGAGGCCCTCGCGAAGGCGCTCGGCGCGCCCGGCGGACTGCACTGGACGGACGCCGAGGTGTACGTCGAGGACAGCGGACAGCCCCGGCTGCGGGTCAGCGGCACCGTCGCCGCCTGCGCCGCCGAGCTGGGTGTACGGCACTGGCACGTGTCGCTCAGCCACGACGCGGGGGTGGCGTCCGCCGTGGTGATCGCGGAGGGTTGA
- the glmS gene encoding glutamine--fructose-6-phosphate transaminase (isomerizing) gives MCGIVGYVGGQSAQDVVVAGLKRLEYRGYDSAGLAVLADGGLAAAKKAGKLVNLEKALAEAPLPAGTTGIGHTRWATHGAPTDTNAHPHLDNAGRVAVVHNGIIENFAALRAELAERGHDLASETDTEVVAHLLAEAFSSCADPAEAMRQVCRRLEGAFTLVAVHADAPGTVVGARRNSPLVVGVGEGESFLASDVAAFIAHTRSAIELGQDQVVELRREGVTVTDFDGRPAEVREYHVDWDVSAAEKGGHDYFMLKEIAEQPRAVADTLLGRIDGSGSLRLDEVRIPPYELREVDKVVIVACGTAFHSGMIAKYAIEHWTRIPCETELASEFRYRDPILDHRTLVVAISQSGETMDTLMALRHAREQGAKVLAICNTNGSTIPRESDAVLYTHAGPEVAVASTKAFLTQLVACYLVALYLGQVRGTKWGDEIRTVIRQLSEISGAVERVLETMEPVRELARSLAGHDTVLFLGRHVGYPVALEGALKLKELAYMHAEGFAAGELKHGPIALIEDGLPVVVVVPSPRGRSLLHDKVVSNIQEIRARGARTIVIAEEGDEAVVPYADHLIRIPITPTLLQPLVSTVPLQVFACELATARGNDVDQPRNLAKSVTVE, from the coding sequence GTCGGCCCAGGACGTCGTCGTCGCGGGCCTCAAGCGCCTTGAGTACCGGGGCTACGACTCGGCGGGCCTCGCCGTGCTCGCGGACGGCGGTCTGGCCGCCGCCAAGAAGGCCGGCAAGCTCGTCAATCTGGAGAAGGCCCTGGCCGAGGCGCCGCTCCCGGCCGGGACCACCGGGATCGGACACACCCGCTGGGCCACCCACGGCGCCCCCACCGACACCAACGCCCACCCGCACCTCGACAACGCGGGCCGCGTCGCCGTCGTGCACAACGGGATCATCGAGAACTTCGCCGCCCTGCGCGCCGAGCTCGCCGAGCGCGGCCACGACCTGGCCTCCGAGACCGACACGGAGGTCGTCGCCCATCTGCTCGCCGAGGCGTTCTCCTCCTGCGCCGACCCGGCGGAGGCGATGCGGCAGGTCTGCCGCCGGCTGGAGGGCGCCTTCACCCTCGTCGCCGTGCACGCGGACGCACCCGGCACGGTGGTCGGGGCCCGGCGCAACTCGCCGCTCGTGGTGGGGGTGGGGGAGGGGGAGTCGTTCCTGGCCTCCGACGTCGCCGCGTTCATCGCGCACACCCGCTCCGCGATCGAGCTGGGCCAGGACCAGGTGGTCGAGCTGCGCCGCGAGGGGGTCACGGTCACCGACTTCGACGGGCGGCCCGCCGAGGTCCGCGAGTACCACGTGGACTGGGACGTCTCCGCCGCCGAGAAGGGCGGCCACGACTACTTCATGCTCAAGGAGATCGCCGAACAGCCCAGGGCGGTCGCCGACACGCTCCTCGGACGGATCGACGGCTCGGGCTCGCTCCGCCTCGACGAGGTACGCATCCCGCCGTACGAACTGCGCGAGGTCGACAAGGTCGTCATCGTGGCCTGCGGCACCGCCTTCCACTCCGGGATGATCGCCAAGTACGCCATCGAGCACTGGACCCGCATCCCCTGCGAGACCGAGCTGGCCAGCGAGTTCCGCTACCGCGACCCGATCCTCGACCACCGCACCCTGGTCGTCGCGATCTCGCAGTCCGGCGAGACGATGGACACCCTGATGGCCCTGCGGCACGCCCGCGAACAGGGCGCGAAGGTCCTCGCCATCTGCAACACGAACGGCTCCACCATCCCCCGGGAGTCCGACGCCGTGCTCTACACGCACGCCGGCCCCGAGGTCGCCGTCGCCTCCACCAAGGCCTTCCTCACCCAGTTGGTCGCCTGCTACCTCGTCGCCCTGTATCTCGGACAGGTCCGCGGGACGAAGTGGGGCGACGAGATCCGCACCGTCATCCGCCAGCTCTCCGAGATCTCCGGCGCGGTCGAACGGGTCCTGGAGACCATGGAGCCGGTACGCGAACTCGCCCGCTCCCTCGCCGGTCACGACACCGTGCTTTTCCTGGGCCGCCATGTCGGCTATCCCGTGGCCCTGGAAGGCGCGTTGAAGCTCAAGGAGCTCGCGTACATGCACGCCGAGGGCTTCGCCGCCGGTGAGCTCAAGCACGGCCCGATCGCGCTCATCGAGGACGGCCTCCCGGTCGTCGTGGTGGTGCCGTCGCCGCGCGGCCGGTCGTTGCTGCACGACAAGGTCGTGTCGAACATCCAGGAGATCAGGGCCCGCGGTGCCCGCACCATCGTCATCGCCGAGGAGGGTGACGAGGCGGTCGTCCCCTACGCCGACCACCTGATCCGGATCCCCATTACGCCTACGCTGCTCCAGCCGCTGGTGTCGACCGTGCCGCTGCAGGTATTCGCCTGCGAACTGGCCACGGCCCGCGGCAACGACGTGGACCAGCCGCGCAATCTGGCGAAGTCCGTGACCGTGGAGTAG